Proteins encoded within one genomic window of Empedobacter falsenii:
- a CDS encoding LysR family transcriptional regulator, with product MFDFRLKVFDTVAKRLNFTKAANELNITQPAVTKHIKEIELNLNIKLFERNGTKIKLTKAGEILLKYTEEIFSVYQKMEFEIGQLQEKQKGTLRLGASTTIAQYVLPPILAEFRKRFPEIQLSLVIQNSEKIEDLLADHKIDVGLIEAQIKNRTFHYFPFMKDEIVLVSRQNHSISTKNNIKLDDLKNIPLVFREPGSGTLETIDLALKSKNIKLNELNIEIQLGSTESIKSYVLHSDALAFLSIQSILQELKNQTLTIIDIKNLVIERNFNFIIPEGEQSKLVNLFIDFCNRYNLK from the coding sequence ATGTTCGATTTTAGATTAAAAGTTTTTGATACGGTTGCTAAACGCTTGAATTTCACAAAAGCAGCAAACGAATTAAATATAACACAACCAGCTGTTACAAAACATATTAAAGAAATCGAATTAAATCTTAACATTAAGTTATTCGAGAGAAATGGAACGAAAATAAAATTGACCAAAGCTGGCGAAATTCTATTAAAATATACAGAAGAAATTTTTTCTGTTTATCAAAAAATGGAATTTGAAATTGGTCAATTGCAAGAAAAACAAAAAGGAACTTTGCGTTTGGGTGCGAGCACTACAATTGCGCAATATGTGTTACCTCCTATTTTAGCAGAATTTCGAAAAAGATTTCCTGAAATTCAGTTGAGTTTGGTGATTCAAAATTCGGAAAAAATTGAAGATTTATTAGCAGATCATAAAATTGATGTCGGTTTAATTGAAGCTCAAATCAAAAATAGAACGTTTCATTATTTTCCGTTTATGAAAGATGAAATTGTGTTAGTTTCTCGTCAAAATCATTCTATTTCGACTAAAAACAATATCAAATTAGATGATTTAAAGAATATTCCGTTGGTTTTTCGGGAACCTGGTTCTGGAACTTTAGAAACTATTGATTTGGCTCTAAAATCGAAAAATATAAAGCTAAATGAGCTCAATATAGAAATTCAATTGGGAAGTACTGAAAGTATAAAATCGTATGTACTACATTCTGATGCATTGGCTTTTTTATCGATTCAATCTATTTTACAAGAACTTAAAAATCAAACTTTAACCATAATTGACATTAAAAACCTTGTAATAGAGCGTAATTTCAATTTTATCATTCCAGAAGGTGAACAATCTAAATTGGTGAATTTATTTATTGATTTCTGTAATCGTTATAACTTAAAGTAA
- the glsA gene encoding glutaminase A: MKRYTFSTLLLSLTLTCFNPINHTVYGQNTSKNSSKNLQINEKTLSDILEKNKAFYKEGKVADYIPELGKMQADKITFSVVNENGKVINVGDVNQKFTIQSISKIIALMIAVTEKGEKNVFSKIGYFGTDKPFNHYANLETTGKPLNPMMNAGAILTTSMIEGEGEIPFKKILEMVRYITKNNSIDYSKSVYNSEKETGNKNRGMFYLMKNNGLIEGDEEKLNNYFKQCSIEVTAEDLAKIGYFFAHQCTRFDGDTTYKNAEVSQLIQSQMLTAGMYEFSGEYSRTVGLPSKSGVGGGITVSVPNKIGIGVFSPALDKHGNSAAGYHMILDLVKQYNLSLFQ; the protein is encoded by the coding sequence ATGAAACGATATACATTCTCAACATTACTATTAAGCCTTACCTTAACGTGTTTTAATCCAATCAATCATACGGTTTATGGACAAAATACGTCAAAAAATAGTTCGAAAAACTTACAGATTAATGAAAAAACATTAAGCGATATTTTGGAGAAAAATAAAGCTTTTTACAAAGAAGGAAAAGTTGCCGATTATATTCCAGAATTAGGAAAAATGCAAGCAGATAAAATTACTTTTTCTGTAGTTAATGAGAATGGTAAAGTGATAAATGTTGGCGATGTCAACCAAAAATTTACGATTCAAAGTATCTCAAAAATCATTGCATTAATGATTGCTGTTACGGAAAAAGGTGAGAAAAATGTATTTTCTAAAATAGGTTATTTCGGAACGGATAAACCATTTAATCACTACGCAAATCTTGAAACGACAGGAAAACCTCTTAATCCGATGATGAATGCAGGTGCGATTTTAACAACTTCTATGATTGAGGGTGAAGGTGAAATTCCTTTCAAAAAAATCCTTGAAATGGTTCGTTACATCACCAAAAATAATTCGATAGATTATAGTAAATCGGTTTATAATTCTGAAAAAGAAACGGGAAACAAAAATCGTGGAATGTTTTATTTGATGAAAAATAATGGCTTGATTGAAGGTGATGAAGAAAAGTTGAACAACTATTTCAAACAATGTTCTATCGAAGTAACTGCCGAAGATTTAGCTAAAATTGGTTATTTCTTTGCTCATCAATGCACACGTTTTGATGGTGATACAACGTATAAAAATGCGGAAGTTTCACAATTAATTCAATCTCAAATGTTGACTGCCGGAATGTACGAATTTAGTGGCGAATATTCTCGCACCGTTGGATTACCAAGCAAATCTGGCGTTGGTGGCGGAATTACCGTTTCCGTTCCAAACAAAATTGGTATTGGCGTTTTCAGTCCTGCACTCGACAAACACGGAAATTCTGCGGCTGGTTATCACATGATTTTGGATTTGGTAAAGCAATACAATTTAAGTTTATTTCAATAA
- a CDS encoding YeiH family protein, which yields MKIIHSEKGLFQQFTTQKVIFLICAFLCLMPFISSPIALVLGFAVAQIFGNPYEIQSRKVSSTLLKVAVVGLGFGMNIFSAIQAGKEGIVFTVVSISTLMILGFLFTKLFKIEKATGYLISAGTAICGGSAIAAIAPITKAKPNQISVALAVVFTLNSIALLIFPPLGHLFNLSQHEFGLWCAIAIHDTSSVVGAASKYGEEALQVATTVKLARALWIIPLSFLTLLFFKNTTSKINIPWFIGLFLIAICVNTYVPFVHQFSPIIIDLSKAALTLTLFLIGTSLSFKMIKNIGYKPLLMAIILWVIIGVGSLIMIMNLA from the coding sequence ATGAAAATTATACATTCAGAAAAAGGTTTATTTCAACAATTCACTACGCAAAAAGTTATCTTTTTAATATGTGCATTTCTATGTTTAATGCCTTTTATAAGCTCTCCTATCGCATTAGTTTTAGGATTTGCTGTTGCTCAAATATTTGGAAATCCATACGAAATACAATCACGAAAAGTATCAAGCACTTTATTGAAAGTTGCTGTGGTAGGTTTAGGATTCGGAATGAATATCTTTTCGGCTATACAAGCTGGAAAAGAAGGAATTGTATTCACCGTTGTAAGTATTTCTACGTTGATGATTTTAGGATTTTTATTTACCAAACTCTTCAAAATTGAAAAAGCTACAGGATACTTAATATCAGCGGGAACAGCAATTTGCGGTGGAAGTGCAATCGCAGCAATCGCGCCGATTACAAAAGCAAAACCCAATCAAATTTCGGTTGCTTTAGCAGTGGTTTTCACTTTAAATTCAATTGCCTTATTGATTTTTCCACCACTTGGACATTTATTCAACTTATCTCAACACGAATTCGGTTTGTGGTGCGCCATCGCCATTCACGATACAAGTTCAGTCGTTGGAGCAGCAAGTAAATACGGAGAAGAAGCTTTACAAGTCGCTACAACAGTGAAATTAGCGCGTGCACTTTGGATTATTCCATTGTCGTTTTTAACCTTATTGTTTTTCAAAAACACCACATCAAAAATTAATATTCCGTGGTTTATTGGTTTATTTTTAATCGCCATTTGTGTCAATACCTATGTACCTTTTGTTCATCAATTTAGCCCAATTATTATTGATTTATCAAAAGCTGCACTTACGCTTACATTATTCTTAATCGGAACAAGTTTATCATTCAAAATGATAAAAAATATCGGTTACAAACCACTATTAATGGCTATTATTTTATGGGTAATTATTGGAGTTGGAAGTTTAATTATGATTATGAATTTAGCTTAA